The following coding sequences lie in one Candidatus Poribacteria bacterium genomic window:
- a CDS encoding sigma-70 family RNA polymerase sigma factor — protein MEKDSDVQLIQRILSDDEVAFNVLVQKHQKSVHALAWRKIGDFHDAEEITQDTFLQVYKRLPTLKDPYKFSGWLYVIANRLCIDRMRQKNLTIQSLEDTPMEEVEKSSYTHHVSEQRQTEITERRRAIVKTLLEKLPESERTVMTLFYLGEMTVKEISKFLGVSASAIHNRMYRARKRLQEEKELLVQEVLSTVQIPASISQNIMQRVADVKPTPQTTPKPVILWIAFGTAFLLLALLLGTSNQYLARFQKPYSFEAQSEPTIAIIEAPVVLEIDAKPALRNQAGRATALNKRTGTGLQGSESVSTTGLPAHPEKAEEWMPDGNLRRAIKSELKLGNIRLEIAHLQNLEQLISIYGGIESIVGLEHAINLKFLHLAPNEISDLTPLANLHNLRTLKVYENRFVDVSPLAGLVSLETLHLSNNEIVDISALAGLLNLKDLQLDHNRIEYFSSLAGLTKLRGLRINNNWAVDISSVPTSNLTEFLYDPTCNIPGIPTRNRITDREYPSVLAAWHNIINRPTLLWDERLVYHDLYFHSLMFGLHWRWSPTGMTISGDFQAAKQQRDKMLKENPNMIFLVGIYYYGVDPSVYPYPDDWEYWLRDESGNRIQDEGWHELLIDYTHPSVQDFFVKQVVEVAKCGIYDGIFLDWWQDDQALSPFYQSDRIDAKVSILQKIREVVRDDFLIIVNGLHSKIPHSAPYVNGTFMETGYHHPEGYTHRELQEIESTLLWSEENLRSPQINSLEGWGLAEEPLDSQRNRQ, from the coding sequence GTGGAGAAAGACAGCGATGTTCAACTCATTCAAAGAATATTATCAGACGATGAAGTAGCGTTTAATGTCTTGGTTCAAAAGCACCAGAAAAGTGTTCACGCCCTCGCGTGGCGGAAGATCGGCGATTTCCACGATGCCGAGGAGATTACACAAGATACATTCCTTCAGGTATACAAAAGACTCCCGACACTCAAGGACCCCTATAAATTTTCTGGGTGGCTGTATGTCATCGCGAATCGGCTTTGTATTGATCGGATGCGGCAGAAAAATCTTACGATACAATCGTTGGAGGACACTCCTATGGAAGAAGTCGAGAAATCCTCTTATACCCATCACGTATCGGAACAACGGCAGACAGAAATCACTGAGCGTCGCCGTGCTATCGTCAAAACACTTCTCGAAAAACTCCCTGAGAGTGAACGGACAGTCATGACGCTTTTCTATCTTGGCGAAATGACGGTGAAAGAAATTAGTAAGTTCTTGGGCGTTTCTGCAAGCGCGATTCATAATCGGATGTATCGGGCACGGAAGCGGTTACAAGAGGAAAAAGAACTCCTTGTTCAAGAAGTGCTCAGCACCGTGCAGATACCGGCGAGTATAAGCCAAAACATTATGCAGCGGGTCGCCGATGTGAAGCCAACACCGCAAACAACGCCAAAACCCGTTATTCTATGGATCGCTTTCGGTACCGCTTTCCTTCTGCTCGCATTACTCCTTGGCACGAGCAATCAATACCTCGCCCGTTTTCAGAAACCGTATAGTTTCGAGGCACAATCCGAACCGACCATTGCAATCATTGAAGCCCCTGTTGTTCTTGAGATCGACGCGAAACCGGCACTGCGAAATCAAGCGGGCAGGGCTACGGCGTTAAATAAAAGAACTGGGACTGGCTTACAGGGATCTGAGTCTGTCTCAACCACGGGATTACCGGCGCATCCAGAAAAAGCCGAGGAATGGATGCCAGATGGCAATTTACGTCGGGCTATCAAATCTGAACTCAAACTTGGCAATATTCGGTTGGAGATAGCACATCTTCAGAATCTTGAACAACTAATCAGTATTTATGGCGGCATAGAAAGTATTGTGGGCTTAGAACACGCTATCAATCTTAAGTTTCTACATCTCGCGCCCAACGAAATCTCGGATCTCACACCACTGGCAAACCTACATAACCTTCGGACATTGAAAGTCTATGAAAACAGGTTCGTAGACGTTTCACCACTTGCGGGGTTAGTCAGTTTAGAAACTTTGCATCTATCAAATAACGAGATCGTTGACATCTCTGCCCTTGCTGGGCTTTTGAACCTAAAGGATTTACAGCTCGACCACAATCGCATCGAATATTTTTCATCGCTCGCCGGATTAACAAAACTTCGGGGACTTAGGATTAACAACAACTGGGCGGTCGATATTTCATCTGTCCCGACATCCAACTTGACGGAATTTCTCTATGACCCTACCTGTAATATCCCAGGGATTCCGACCCGTAATCGGATCACCGATCGCGAGTATCCATCCGTTTTGGCCGCTTGGCACAACATCATCAATCGACCAACGCTCTTATGGGATGAAAGATTAGTCTATCACGACCTATATTTCCATTCCCTTATGTTTGGACTTCATTGGCGTTGGAGCCCTACAGGAATGACAATCTCTGGGGATTTCCAGGCAGCAAAGCAACAGCGGGATAAGATGCTCAAAGAGAATCCAAATATGATTTTTCTCGTCGGGATTTATTACTATGGTGTGGACCCAAGTGTATATCCTTATCCTGATGATTGGGAGTACTGGTTGCGAGATGAATCAGGAAATAGAATACAAGATGAAGGATGGCATGAATTGCTTATTGATTATACACACCCGAGCGTACAAGACTTCTTTGTGAAGCAGGTTGTTGAAGTCGCTAAATGTGGTATCTATGATGGCATCTTTTTAGATTGGTGGCAAGATGACCAGGCGTTATCACCCTTTTATCAAAGCGACAGGATTGATGCGAAAGTTTCAATACTACAGAAAATCCGTGAAGTGGTTAGAGATGATTTTCTCATTATTGTCAACGGTCTTCACTCTAAAATTCCACACTCAGCTCCCTATGTCAATGGCACATTCATGGAAACGGGATACCATCATCCAGAAGGTTACACCCATCGCGAACTTCAAGAAATTGAAAGCACTTTGCTATGGTCAGAAGAAAACCTTCGATCTCCACAGATTAATTCTTTAGAAGGTTGGGGACTTGCTGAGGAACCTTTAGATTCGCAGCGTAACCGGCAATGA
- a CDS encoding TIM barrel protein encodes MRTYCASTLPFSSFSLSEFAGEFPKVGVSAIELSQAHFSAVDTETIAALREETGLNFKSMLSTARVDAPDGLEALIEILDTAQRLSIPLVSIASGGNEDATASEIETIIDHLKTVTEEAAARNLTLMLYAHEGSLAYNLERTQHILTAISNENFGFYYSPYHFHRGGDDPVVALQTLSERLLSVYFNCGVDSKTGSEPFWAPEMDFSAICKEIDRVGYAEEIMLIYLGLKAETPQPIIEGVSNARAKLEAYF; translated from the coding sequence ATGAGAACCTATTGTGCAAGTACCCTTCCATTCTCTTCTTTTAGCTTAAGTGAGTTCGCAGGCGAGTTTCCCAAAGTTGGTGTATCTGCTATTGAACTCTCCCAAGCCCATTTTTCGGCTGTGGACACCGAAACGATCGCCGCTCTCCGAGAGGAGACCGGACTCAATTTCAAATCTATGTTGAGTACGGCGCGGGTTGACGCGCCAGACGGACTTGAGGCGTTAATCGAAATTCTCGATACTGCCCAAAGGCTTTCCATTCCATTAGTTAGCATCGCGAGTGGCGGGAATGAAGACGCCACTGCTAGCGAGATTGAAACGATCATTGATCATCTCAAAACGGTCACCGAAGAAGCAGCAGCTCGTAATCTCACCCTTATGCTCTACGCGCACGAAGGGAGTCTGGCTTACAACTTGGAACGCACGCAACACATCCTCACTGCGATCTCCAACGAAAACTTCGGTTTTTACTACAGCCCGTACCATTTTCATCGCGGTGGAGACGATCCAGTTGTCGCCTTGCAAACCTTATCAGAGCGATTGTTGAGTGTCTATTTCAACTGTGGAGTGGATTCCAAGACAGGAAGCGAGCCGTTTTGGGCACCAGAAATGGATTTTTCGGCTATCTGTAAGGAGATAGACCGTGTCGGCTACGCTGAGGAGATTATGCTTATCTACTTGGGATTGAAGGCGGAAACGCCACAACCGATTATTGAAGGTGTCTCAAACGCACGCGCGAAGTTAGAAGCCTATTTTTAA
- a CDS encoding sugar phosphate isomerase/epimerase: LFSVRNELAEDVRGTIKAVAEMGYEGVEFAGPPQHSAEELKGLLNEFGLVCCGWHTPFNLVQEDTLDETIEFNKVLENPYVIVPGIPGELRQSRADWLKLADTFNGIADKLAAHGMVTGYHNHHVEFTPLDGELPWDTFFGNTNEGVVMQLDMGNALSGGADLAGILERYPGRAGTVHLKPYTESLGEVDRHAGFRPVIGEDSVPWDEIFRVCETTGGTKWYIVEYESDAFPPLEAVERCLKALKAMGK; encoded by the coding sequence AACTGTTTTCCGTCCGAAATGAGTTGGCAGAAGATGTCCGCGGCACGATAAAAGCGGTCGCCGAGATGGGATATGAAGGCGTTGAATTCGCGGGTCCACCGCAACATTCCGCAGAAGAGTTGAAAGGCTTACTCAACGAGTTCGGCTTAGTCTGCTGCGGTTGGCATACACCCTTCAACCTCGTCCAAGAAGATACCCTCGATGAAACAATCGAATTCAACAAGGTTTTGGAAAACCCTTATGTCATCGTTCCGGGGATTCCAGGCGAATTGCGTCAATCGCGGGCGGACTGGTTGAAGTTAGCAGATACTTTCAATGGAATCGCTGATAAACTCGCCGCACACGGTATGGTGACAGGCTACCATAACCACCATGTCGAGTTTACGCCATTGGATGGCGAACTACCGTGGGACACCTTCTTCGGTAACACGAATGAAGGCGTCGTGATGCAACTGGATATGGGCAATGCGTTATCTGGTGGTGCTGATCTCGCCGGCATTCTGGAGAGGTACCCGGGGCGCGCTGGCACCGTCCATCTCAAACCCTACACTGAATCATTGGGCGAGGTAGACAGGCACGCCGGTTTCCGTCCTGTTATCGGCGAAGACAGTGTGCCGTGGGATGAGATCTTTCGGGTCTGCGAAACCACCGGTGGCACGAAATGGTATATCGTTGAATATGAAAGCGATGCCTTCCCACCACTTGAGGCTGTCGAACGCTGCCTGAAGGCACTCAAGGCGATGGGTAAATAG